Genomic DNA from Dyadobacter subterraneus:
GCTCTCATCCACCTGAAGATATCCTTTTGTCTTGATATCGAAGACCAGTTGTTCGTAGAGCGGTTCGAGCTTGATCAAGGCTTCTTTGGTCCAGCCTTCCAGGGTTGAAGATGCAATCTGGATATCTTCTCTGGCAAAACGTTGCTTCTGCCGGTAAAGTGGAAGGTGGTCTTGATATTTATCGGTTAAAATACTGGCTAGAAGTCCGGCAGATGGAATTCCTTTGTCGATGACCCGCTCCGGAAGTTGACCGATTCTGACACCATCACCGTTTTTAGGCGCATACTTATAGCGTATGTATCTTTTGATTAAAAAGCGGGCAGGTTCATAATCGAGTTCTTCGGTAACTTCCTTGCCGATACATACCATTTCAGAAAGATCGCCCGTGGGATAAATCTCGATTTCTTCGACAGGTAGGTGCGCTGGAAGCGCAGCACGGCCTTTGTGATTAGGCCTACTGCAGACATAACTGATCTTTTCTTTCAGGATTTCCTCTTGTGCGGCAATTTGCTCGGCGGGCGCCTCAAAGGGGAGTACAATCTGGGCGGGATCCCCTTCGAAGCGTTCCCGTTTTTGCCCGAACTGCATCCGCTTGTACATCGCAAGCTGCGATTTCAGATAAGCGTTTTCATCTTCCAACTCTGCTATCCGCTCTTCACTGTAAGACTGCTTTTCCTTGTTTATAAGGGCTATCAGTTCTTCTTTTGAAAGCGATTCCAGAGACATATCCATGCACTAAAGATACAGATCCGGAAGCATTTCAGCT
This window encodes:
- a CDS encoding IS66 family transposase → MDMSLESLSKEELIALINKEKQSYSEERIAELEDENAYLKSQLAMYKRMQFGQKRERFEGDPAQIVLPFEAPAEQIAAQEEILKEKISYVCSRPNHKGRAALPAHLPVEEIEIYPTGDLSEMVCIGKEVTEELDYEPARFLIKRYIRYKYAPKNGDGVRIGQLPERVIDKGIPSAGLLASILTDKYQDHLPLYRQKQRFAREDIQIASSTLEGWTKEALIKLEPLYEQLVFDIKTKGYLQVDES